The region TAGATGGATGACAAAAGCTGTGGTTTTCTTTATTCAGATTTTACTGGAGAAGTGTGTTGACATTGCTGTTTCACATGGCTAAACTGTAATGATTAAGCCAGGCAGAAGTCGCAGTAAAGCTATTAATAATGATGGAGGAAAGGTTGCGGACAAATAAACCAAGAAGCAATCTCATGCTTAACTCCTCTGAAAGAGGGGAGGATAGTGTAGACACTGTTAAGCTCCTAACAGCTGATGATTAGATGAAAATTGAAATCTCTCCAGAGGGTTTTGTGCCATTCTCTGTTACCAAGATGCCAGCTAGTACACCTGTTCTCAGCAATCAACTAATTTGAACATATGGTGGTTCAGGCCAACTGTATCTCCTTTGCTATGGAATAcatccatctgttttttttttgtttttttttatatacataaatgtaGGCGTAAACTATGCATATTCATGCAATATTTCAGGACCTCTAAATATACCGGAATTTCCAATGCAGGACTAGGAGCCAATTTGACATTTTTCTCTTCAGGTAAATACCAATTTGTGTTTGTCTATTTGCATAGTTTTCAAACACAAAGGGGTCCGTTCAGTTGAACTAAATGCCACCAAGGTCACCAGATCAAGCCAAGGTCATAAACATTCAAACTGTACATGTGAGCCTCTTGAgtctgtctgtaaaaatgtatgaaTGCCAGGGAGGTTTCTGTAGTTAATGATTCaaacaatagaaaatatttaGATCCATTGACCCAAAAAGTTCAGTGGGTGTCGACGACCAAcgagatgaggagaaacagtccctgccagtccTTAGCCCATTGGAGCACCAGTGCCAGTGCAACTCTCCCAGTAAAGACTGGCATCCTGCGCTGccctgtatgactcaccctgtatgactcaccctgcacgccgtgaggctgtgcttttaccaggtaagccacGAGGGGACCCCTCCAGCAAAGTGTTGTAATGGTTTTTTGAATCCATACAGCACTGTAAATCATGCCTAAACAACCAGCCTCCAGCTGCATGTCAATGTAAAAGATAACACAGTATTGTCCAAGAAATATCAACAATGGATCTCAGAGTCCGCTGCCATCGTTTCCACTTTCAATCCTTCTCAGGGTTGGGTGGGGCTATTTTGGAAATTATCATATTTTCACAAAGCTCATAGATTTGAAGTCTCAAATGAGTGAAGAGATGGGGACAATTTTACCCTcctggtgaaatgacccaggacgTGCAGGGCTGTCTCAAAGCAAGGTTTGGAAAGAGAGATTTCTTTAaaagtgtagtaccagatttcCTCCTCGGGCCcgatatttgaaaggtttgcgcaccgcgcagaggggtatgcgcgtcgcaaatggccgttgtgccaaaattgtgccacgttgccatattcgaaatgtccttttatgcgtcacaatccattctgccctgtgcagaaataaaatgtatgcatcgcacaatatggggggagtggccaacaatatgcgtgatcctagAATCCTAGTtcaaaggtatgcgccaagcacaaaaccaggtttgtgatgcgcagaataaggattgtaaaaggactgcattaactccgctcacactaccattccagcactgactacaaataggcaacaatgggaaatgtgggtagcatgcagcgtgtccgtcgacatgtggatgtgaatgatgcacgtcacacccagcaacagcaaccctgacataggcgaagatatgctgaaaggatgCATTGGCCTCgacacacatatgaggagctcagcaatgagcaaatcatgtccaggtgtcgtctcgactcatctatgccacatgctgcatgatgacctggctagaacaaacctgcgcagccatgccttgtctgagcaattggtagtgtctgtctgtatgtgtatcctggctattgggaccttccagaaggtagcaggtgatacaatggggatcacccagtcagccgtgtcccgccaccttgaccggttcataaccagtttttttttttctagacacacgagtcgttgttttataatgtataatatataagacgatggcttgtgtgcccaacaaagcccttgcaaaaactgtgcacaaatatattagtacttgtatgaccccaaactggttgccgactatgcaatatcttgctattttttgaaaaaaaaaaagtttttagtagatcaacagtcaatgcctggatatataatttatatatacaggTAGCAACAAGTCAATCggagaacaatacacaataaaatacaattaagacacaggcaaatcacatttaaaacaataatcaaaatacacaaaagtagtcaactatttaaaacaattacaactctcagtcacgaaatcatgcggtttactcttaaattgcaataaagatatctgggtctgcagctttagtttggactggaactcgttccaggaccatggggcatcaTAAGCAAatgatcctttaccagcctcagtactcacatttgggattttaaaatgcaaaaaaaaagagatctgAGACTATGGTTattatgggaagctataaggttttcatttaaataagtatattcatataatttacattgaatagccttatacaccagaatataccagtgcttcaacctgtgcaaagccaaagaagtccagcctaccaaatcgtataatacaCAATGATgaatattaaatcttgtatttgtaatgtacctcaatgctgcatgatatagcgagtccagtttacctaaagttgatggtgatgcaaacctatatactgcatcaccatagtcaatttgcggcaaaaacatacaagcaataagcctctttttttgtttccattatatatatatatatatatatatatatatatatatatatatatatatatatatatatatatatatatatatcatgtggatatcatagtgacgtttatagcgtttTCCCATGACCAACAGACGAgcgtggaaacatgcactcaccacTGTCCAGCATACTGCCGcctttctgttcctttaatacagtcATATTAGCATATTGTAATacatcggtaaatagaaacatgagatgcaaatgtattctagttGGACATTTAATATGCACtaagcgcaatcaaatttgaaatgggcgaaagccctaattcgtctgaatataccaatatctgcgcgataattgaAATGCACTAGTGCCAATAGCTGCGCaccactggctcaaatagtgtcagagtaacagtccactctggagttgggtagaAAAGTACAAATGtgcaatagtacagaaccccaacacCCCTGGTTGGGCGGATCGGTTATGTATTTTATCAATGTATTggtatgatggacagcggtagtatGTTTACATATACacttatatgtgttcttcactgcttcACAGACATATCGGCacccaacgtgtaccatcaaagtatggaaatgtagattgagagaaagatgaagaggggaggggggtcctgcctgttacctttgctgtgtgttgccatacatctgtaaattaattgtataaatacgtcatacacccatcttgagGCCCATTGTTTTacttggctattccataggtagCTGTGCATTATGGGTGAGGGGTAGGCAGCTGTagctaacgttttcctaaaatcagaccggtgatacgatcaaccaatcaaagacctgtattttctctgcagcattCCAATCATAAGTTTGTTGAGGCGGGACAAACGGTTCTGTTAACTAATTTCTGGcggtttttatgcagctgtccagtctgctgaatgtcgatgttgctgaTTAGATAgagtctgttcatttattgagaagtcatagtaggctacaattaacattttaggagcgtatttggaattaattatgattcttacaaaaaaaatggcataacgaaaaaaatccattccgacgacactcaaaaccttacaaactgggcttaatcatgaagttcaaatgggtgagtagaatgaataacataatgcatttctgtgtattgtgtatataaaaatgcttgattgatgtttactttgcaggtgaatgacctcattacatttacaaatcagagagtgcgctaccacagtagactttgtaaCGGCAcgactatatataaaaaataatgcagaaaaaaagaccaaagccctttttttattttacttcaaaaacatacagatatgtcggatcagctggcctttaaagaaacctatatagtatttcctcgtgatgcccgtattcaataaaacagtgtcgttatcagtacattaatttgaaaactcgctATGGATCCAATTGTGTATTTGagtggtccgtatgtatgtgtgcactatatattgtgtggtctcatctgctgtcatatcggtacatactgtggcaacaccaatatTAGccgcttgtcggggtaatgccattactaatggtgactgtccatcactctgcattctcgcttggctgttgtgtgcagttgctatattggtagtgaatgcgcagacggttttgcgaggcacaaacagatttgtgaattgctcaaaaaactgctatattcaaATGGcacacaactgctttgtgccgttttggaatatctctcattttgtgccaaagcactctTTCTGCGAGGCATAAATTTGGCGAGGGGATTCCGCGAAGATCGGGCCCCAcctcttgttttaaaatgaaaatgggtTTCTTACAAAttgcactgtgcttttaaaatatgcattcagACAGTGTCTCGATTTATTTCGTTTAACACTGCTGAAACTTTTTTGGATGAATACATTTTGTAGTGGAGTTACTGTGAGTTTCCCATTCATCAACATTGAGAGCCTGCTATATTAATTGATCGCTTGATATTTCCAGGTTGAAAACTTGaactatataaataattatatcaGTCAGCTGGTTTTTGATATACTGAGGTTTTTAATTGTCTATGATAATGATAGTATCCTGGATAGTCACTGAAGTAGCATAACATTCTAGTTGCACTATAATGGCAGGATGGAATACTGTATCAATGTGGTCAATGGTCATTACTGTTGCAGAGCTAGATCAAAATGTCCTTCATTCTGTGTCCTATTTACACATGTGGGGGTTTGAAAGTGTAGTTCATTTGCAATTTCAATGAGTAGctcctgtattttttatttattttttgacagcagacagttttaacagaaataaattacttaaataaatCCATCATAAAAGGTAAATGATTCATAATATGaggcataaaaataaaatactatagaCTCTGCCCCTTAGTATATATGTCTGCCTCTTTACActcactgatcttttttttttttattacccacTTAGAACCATTGTGTATCCCCTATGTGATTATACCCATCTGGTGGCTGATGAATGTGATTTCAGCCCAGTGCATTTCTGTCAGCACTATTACTGTGAATTTGATTTCAGCCCAGTGCATTTCTGTCTGCACTATTACTATGAATGTAATATCAGCCCAGTGCATTTTTGTCAGCACTATTACTATGAATGCGATTTCAGCCCAGTGAATTTCTGTCAGCACTATTACTATGAATGTGATTTCAGCCCAGTGAATTTCTGTCAGCACTATTACTATGAATGTGATTTCAGCCCAGTGCATTTCTGTCTGCACTATTACTGTGAATTTGATTTCAGCCCAGTGCATTTCTGTCAGCACTATTACTATGAATGTGATTTCAGCCCAGTGCATTTCTGTCTGCACTATTACTATGAATGTGATTTCAGCCCAGTGCATTTCTGTCAGCACTATTACTATGAATGTGATTTCAGCCCAGTGCATTTCTGTCTGCACTATTACAATGAATGCGATTTCAGCCCAGTGCATTTCTGTCTGCACTATTACTAAGCACTGTTTAATAGTACTGTAAAGCACACATTGTTCCATCTATACTATCTGTTCTGTATCACAGTACTTCTTATTCAATTTGGCTGGcggttttagttttttatgtgCAATTTCACAAATGCATTGCTGGAGGCATCTATTCCTATGTCTGTACTCTTATGCAAGTTTATCACAGTGCATCTGCATGATCATTTTGTCAGTGTTATAATTAGTCAATGAGATGTTTCAATGTTATTTGAGAAAATGATTCTTAATTTTTTCCTATTATAGGAAAATTCTGAAATAAGAACCTAATTAAGAAGATAGTTTCTGGCAGTGTTTAAAGTAGGTTCTATGATGGAACATTGTTGCTTTATATCACATTTAGGGGCTCAAATGTGTGGGTCATTGTAGAGGGCCAGCCAAGCAACTTGAGGGACAatatgtacaacttttttttagcAACATATATGCCAAagtgtgtatttttatgtataGCTAACCCACAAAAAGCATTACAGTTCTTTTTAGATCAAATAAATGACACCTTTAAATTGGCTCAAATTGACAGTGGAGGTCTTTTTACATCTTTCAGTAGGTCCATAGCTCTTGCACTGGTGTtcctgaaaatgaaaaagaattggTGCTAcatgaaagtaaacattttgtaatAGTAGTGTGATATGTTTTTAtccattttttcattttcagtatcAGGAGTTCAAAAATAATGCGCTAAACACCTTCAAGACTAGTGATGCCTTTGAGTGCTGAGTTGATAGAATAGTAAATTATGTGTTTCTCATAAGTGTAAAGTTACATTTACTTCCTTCTGCTCTATTACTTAAATACTCCATTCATAGTGAAGGCTTGGGTagcaatttataaataaatatgtacagaaAGATTAAGTAATATATTAATATTCTGAAACGTTTTCTTTCCTAGATGGAGTAAACTGTATTTACCTATAGtgatataaacacacaaaaatatacactgttgtattttacaatgcagatactctttttttttattattattaattcaataCAATTTAAGTATCAGGGAAGTATTGTATATTACAAGCAAAGTATAgacatactctctctctctctctctctctctgtgtgtgtgtgtgtgtgtgtatgtgtacatttgtgtggaatacagtatttatagtgCATTGAGATGTTCTTGAGCTGACACCAATGTTTCTATGCAGACCACATGAATTTGAAAGAAGCTGACATCCTTGTTGTGATGTGATCAATGTTCTGCATTGTATAGCTCACATTCCTCTGAATTATTATTACTGAGAACCATCTGTCCTGGCTGTGCCCATGGGTTCGTAGGTCAGCATTTTCCTTGCGTGAAGCCACTTTGTAATCTAACTGAGTTACTAATGAGGTGGTTCCCTTTAACAGCTCTGCCATACATGTTAAATGTGGCCCTCAACCCACCTGTTATTTTACTAGCAGAGTGATTCACCCAGTTTTGCTGCTGGaaatgttatacagtacaaaGCTGCATTTGTGAAACAATTTCTACATACTGTAGCCTTTTGAAAGcactgctatttatttttaatatagtgtcaatcaataacaaacacacttgcattaactttttgtttcttttaatatgtCCCTAATGTACCTTTTAACTATACAGAGAGGCTTTGAAAGGGTGTGACACAATTTAAAGGTGTAATAACAAAGGCTgtattaaagcattttattttgagatTAATCAGCTAATAGGACCTGGCCAAGcacagatgggccgaatggcctcctcactTTCCTAAATGTTCTTCAGTTAATTGACCTCATTCAGACTGTTACAACTCTGTGCTCCTCACGGGGCTAAATGCTAAAGTTCTGTGTTGTTTTGGAAACAGGTTGTTTGAGACACACCCAGAATGTAAAGACGTCTTCTTCCTCTTCAGAGATGTTGATGATCTTCAGAGGCTGAGGACGAGCAAAGAGCTCAGGGCTCATGGGCTGAGGTGAGTTGAGGTTTCGTTTCAATTTCAGATTCTAGAATcaagctttgctctgccactaAATTAAACTGCCTGCAGTTTTGAGATCcataacaattttataaaatggcttgtatAAACTAAGCACTCCGATTGGCCAGGACCCATGTAAAACACCACAACTGTACTTGCTGGGTATCATTAAATCATTTCCCTTTCTTAGCCATTTAAGAGCAACCTTTTGCCTCTCAAGCTGTGGTTTCAAGAGTTATTTCATGCTTGTAAACTACAGACCACGCATTGCGGTATAATTGCAAAACCTTAACCAGTCACCTAGCAAGCTGTTGGTTCACGGGCAATGTGCAATAATAAGAGCTGTCCTTCGAATGATACATGTCTACCCCTTGGACATTAAAGAAGGCATGTTTGTGAATTAGCAACCATTTTCAGCCCATTCTTTGTTAAACTAGATGGGTAGTTACTGACAGTAACAGTTTGGAATTTTTCAGCAATCGAGAGGTACATCAATCATCTAATCTCTTCATAGGACTTATAATaattaaagtgattgcagctaacagTATAATGACATCGACCCAATATTTTGTGCACTTCCACATTTAGACTAGTTAGGTCTCAAATGGGCATTTTTGTATGAAACAAATCTTaagttcaacattttaaaacatgatatctggtactacactagggtAAAGATAGTTCTCAaattctatgccttattctcaggatgTCTTTTTCAGCTCTATTTCCTAGGCATTTTCACCTCTAGAGTAGCAgactgaaagcatgccagtcagtAGGGGAGTAGCTACTCAGTTAATGCCACTCACCATgagaaatgaccaaggaagttcATCACTACCTGAAAGCAAGGCTATTAAACAGGGGTTTCTTTAACTTAATACATCtttactgcacatttgagacctgtaaaaccaatgcacaacaggtaagatttctgAAATTGTTTTCTTAGCTACAACCGTTTTAGGCAGTTGCATAACCTTTGCTAACAGCAATGGTCATGTGTCTGTTCTGTTTCAGAGTGATGTCTTTCATTGAGAAGAGCGTGGCCAGGATTGACCAGACGGAGCGTCTTGTGCAGCTGGCCATGGAGCTGGGGAAAAGCCACTACCGATACAACGCTCCCCCAAAATATTATGGGGTAGGAATGTGCACCAATCTGATCTTTGAATTTACAAATGTTCCAGATTCCCTGTTGATGCCGATAGCAGGTTTGTATAAACTATCACAATCATTTAAGAAGGAGCCCATGACATGCCTATACATCCTGAGGCATCACCTGTGCTGTCCCCAGGCCAGGCTGGTTAACACCATGCCTGCATGCACATCACACCATGACAGTGCTGTATACAGAGGTGTCCAGTCAAGATCCTGGAGGACAAATTCCACTCCAAACAGGTCAAAGGAAACAATATACTACCGGTGCATTAGGGTCTGGATaattattactgtatgtatttttattttaaaaacatcagtTAAGCATCTTCAGTCATAAATAGTATAATGCCACTTTCAGTAATCTTTGAGATCCTTCGAAGGAAGTGTGTTTCTATATATGTATAAACAGAGGCAGCTCTCTATTTCAGAAGTATAAGGctgttgctttatttttcagtatgtggGGACAGAGTTTATCTGTGCTGTTCAACCAATTCTAAAGGAGAAGTGGACCCCAGAGGTGGGGGAGGCTTGGAAGGTACTGTAGCTCCACATTGTGCTTTATATTAGAAAATGTAGCCTACTCATAACAGCTAATGGCAACACAAAAGTTACTCCTaggtttttctttctttgggTACACTGACCCCTGGTGGTTACTCATATAATcacacatttgtattcatttactACAGTTTGCTGAATTAATATAtggaattagatttttttaacctGATTTTTTTCTAGTGCTGCATGACTTTAATTTTTTGTGCTGTGCTCAATAAAGGTGAAGGACAAGCACTGACTACAGTCAGTCACTgttctacataaaaaaaatatatattaaaaacacattcaaaatgtttaccttaaaaagacacaataaacatGGTATTCGTGCTACTGATTGCAGTAATTCTTCATTGCATATTTAATAAGAGGGTTCCTGTAACTAAAGTAAACTTGATAAGAAACTACAGTTAGCAAATGCACAGTGGACACCTAAATGTCTTCTCTTTGAAAGTCAACGATtgtcctttattatttttatttactgctttcagttttactcttacaacactgcagacctgtattaCTTTTCAGGATAAGGTGCTGAAACTACTTCATTAGTTATCCTTTCGGCAACATTACTTTAAACAAAGAATATTTGTTGAACTGAGCCAAGGTATTTGTGCCTTTGCATCACTCAGAAAAACAGCGGATGTTTTCTTTAAAACTCCTCAAGTTTTCCCTGAATTCATTATTTGTTAATGATGTTTATAGAACATGTTTTCCTTTCCTCTGCTTTTGTGAGATTTTAATGAACATACTGGCATGAATTTAAAGACATGTGTTTTCTTGTTTCCAGGCCTTGTTCACATATGTGACTAGAATCATGAAGCAAGGTTACCAGGAGgaggaaagaaacaaacaaaccaacgcCGTCGCCTCCAATAAAGAGCGGCTTGAGAAAAGACCCAACGCCTTTTAGCCAACAGAACTGTACAGTGCCTTGCTAGAAGGGTGCCTGTGGAGACCACTTACAGTATTTGCAAGGAAGTTTCAACTAGTCAACTCTACAGAACATATCATGAAGCTGAACTATTTGTCACATTATTTTTAGTAGACATTTGAGCAggaaaaacaaatactttgtgtTTGCAAAGGTGCTTAAGTAACAGCTGCATTCAGTTTATAATGctcttatatacagtacagggtgCTTTAAAAACAGCAATAGGAACATTATTACAGAATATTTCAGTTTCAGGTTTACAAGTAGACATGATGGACAGCAGTGCTTTTTGGCATAGACCTGTTATTTGTCATGGAAGGTCTCTGCTGCAGTATACACATTTTCCCATACCTTGCACACTAGAACACTGTGGTTATCCCGTTAATACAAGTCAGTGGTTTAGTTCCCTGGATCTAGCTGTGCTGATCCCAGGAAGTCTACTTGTAAACCTGTTACAAAATGAGGGTTAGTTACTATGAATTTAACACACGTGATTACAAGCAGGGTTTACATATTGATGGACAGTATGGAAGCACTTGCAGTCTCTCAGAATGCCAATTTACAAGCTGGTCCTGGTGAATAGGACACAAATGTAAAATTGTTCTTCCTTCAGGAAgatctgtattttgtgtttgagtaATATTTCAGTCAGGTGTCTTGGAGACAGATTTAGGttttttgcttttggtgttttcTAGGAGTAGAAAATAAATGCTTGCATCTTTTACTGGCGCAAATACAGCTCtttaaaatacaactgaaataacATCAAGGCATAGAGATGAGCTAAACAGTGTATTTATAATGTAGAATACATTAGCTGGCTttcataaatgttattttttttaattgtatattgtttttttagtttcttattaACATAACAGATAATAAGCTGTATTGTAATTAGTATAATACAATACAGAtatatttcaaacacaaatatGGATGTAACAGTAACAATACAGTAAGAAAtgggttttatttaaacatttttctaaTGAAGCTATTCTAACCTCTGCGTGTCCTCTACTCACTGAGACTAAGCTGACATTATGATATATTTCCAGGAGGGGTAGCCAAATGACCCAGTAAAATATAGATTGTAATGCTTAATGTTTACAGTAACCATTGACATTACTGGTAAGGTTACTTTTCATGACCTTATAATTCATAAAACCTTGATAAAAAAGGTTTTTCAGTCTATGAAAACACAATatgacaaattatatatttacttCATACATGGGCCTGCTCAACAGCATCCTGCGTGATGCATGGTAATCACACTGAAATACCAttctttaaaatatcaataatacAAACATTATGTAGGATTCTATTTATCACTCTTCCTTTTCAGTCAAAGCATTTTGTCTTGCTTGGTTTTGGTGCTCGGTGCTGAAAATGAGGTTGAGGAAGAGGAGGTCAACTTGCAGCAAAGCGCTGACAAAGAGAGGTAGGTTTAAATGTACCTGACCTGAATACTATTGATACTGTAGCTGCCACCAACGTGTCTATGTGATTTCTGGTAATAACTACAAGGATTTTCAATCAGTGATCACATTGCAGGAGTATTTCAAGTTTCCCACCTGACACTTTATATTACATTCAGGTGATATAGGGATGATCCCCAGTTACTGTTGTACTAGCTTACACCCAACATGAACTGTGTTCtccagttcattgcaattgaccctgTAAAACCATTTTTACTTTCAACTCATCCTATACTAAATTAAGCAAGACCATAGGATACTACAGCTTCCTTAATGTCCTTTTAATTTCATAAAACGCAGAATAGGACACATGACATCCAGTGgattctcaatgcatttttgtcTTTCTGAAATGGCTGAAAATAACTTTGACAAGAGATAACAGCATAAACACAACTGGAATGTGGAGTGTGgatgttttataacaaaaaaaaaaggtattagatatgtaaaacacaacagcatGTTAATTGTCAACTAAAAGGTTTATTTTGAGAATccaaaacaagtgaaaaaagaTAATGTTGAGAATGGCATTTTTGTAACACCTTTATAACCAGCTAGGTGCCACCTATGCATTTTTAAGACAACTGAaaagtttttgttcttttatctTTATAAAGAATCTAATGAAACGAAAAGCCTTCCCCTTAAAGCAGCTACGACATGCCGGGTCCTAATTCTTAGTATGTTGTTAATAAAGACTGTTGTACAGTTTGTAAAGATGCAAAGGAAATCCACAATTAACCAAATTGAAGCATGCTGTTCAATAACTTTCTCCATAGGGAAACGTTGCACTATACCATTCTTAATGTTACAGCAAATGTTATTTAACCCTTCCAAACAGTCATTTGATGCAGTCACCCTCCAAATGTCATTCCTCCGCTTTTCCGACAGCAGAATTACAAAGGAACCAACTCATTTTGTAAATCCTCCTGTATCTGAGACATTACAGTAATCTCcagttttaaagatatatttGTAAGAGCCATGGTATTGTAAGTATTAATTAAGAGGAGTATTACAGGATGGACAAGGTGCTGTGTatgaataagaaataaataagatttGTGTGCAGCTTAATattcagccttttttttccctTGGTTTCTCGTGTACATATTTGAGGTCTACTGTAACATACAATAACACAGCTTTACTTCCAAAATGTATTCTGATGTAGATTTTGCTCTGACAAATTCAGAATCAATAGCAACACTAGTCTTGAGCAGTTTCCCTCCTTTCAAGTTTGCAAAAAAGttttctaaaccaaaaaaaaaaaaaaaaagaaaaaaatgcgaTCCCAAGCACCtctaaacactgaaaatatgattcattcattaaaaatggattactaatattaaacaaaaatgtaaaaccgTGCAGATGGTTTAACAAGCAACTCCAAGATTTAAGCCTTGTCAAAACACCAGCATATCTCCAGCAAGGTGTTTGGAGCTATTGTTGCTATGGACCCTTCTCATATTTCAGGCGGATTGTCCAGGGGGTTGAGAGGGGCGGTCAGTGTTGATGAACTGTTCAGAAATGAGGAAGAGAATAGTCAGCCTCATCACTGGGTCGCCTTTGTCTTcttggtttt is a window of Polyodon spathula isolate WHYD16114869_AA chromosome 12, ASM1765450v1, whole genome shotgun sequence DNA encoding:
- the LOC121325005 gene encoding neuroglobin-1-like, with product MGCAVSGLGLASKPSKDPNEEEASAPTLTDHQIELIKESWKLIQEDIAKVGIIMFVRLFETHPECKDVFFLFRDVDDLQRLRTSKELRAHGLRVMSFIEKSVARIDQTERLVQLAMELGKSHYRYNAPPKYYGYVGTEFICAVQPILKEKWTPEVGEAWKALFTYVTRIMKQGYQEEERNKQTNAVASNKERLEKRPNAF